Proteins encoded together in one Pseudomonas arsenicoxydans window:
- a CDS encoding YfaP family protein: MKLRYPQVFLFLCSFCVLPTVFAAESAVKLDTPVGGWRAGAVEGEGENFRQTVNYPASSVNTPVGQANTARITGQIKATPKSGEPGRLIVNGVSMPLKIDSAGRFDRPFSFPNGSNSVEVRSPDGQQRHRTQFLNASGGATPAKLRVLLSWDSDNTDLDLHLITPDGAHIWYGDRIAPNGAALDVDVTTGYGPEIFAMPAPIKGQYLVYVNYFGGGYRSDEEGQEDAVQPLTTAQVTVITEEGTPNEKMETFLVPMRAVGELTLVKGFSYP; encoded by the coding sequence ATGAAACTCCGTTATCCACAGGTCTTCCTGTTCCTTTGCTCTTTTTGCGTATTGCCGACCGTATTTGCTGCTGAAAGCGCCGTGAAACTTGATACGCCTGTCGGCGGCTGGCGTGCGGGCGCTGTTGAGGGGGAAGGTGAAAACTTCCGTCAGACAGTCAACTACCCGGCTTCATCAGTGAACACGCCAGTGGGGCAGGCCAACACCGCGCGCATCACTGGCCAGATCAAAGCCACGCCCAAGTCCGGCGAACCCGGCCGATTGATCGTCAACGGCGTCAGCATGCCGCTGAAAATTGATTCCGCCGGACGCTTTGATCGCCCGTTCTCGTTCCCCAACGGCAGCAACAGCGTCGAAGTCCGCAGCCCCGATGGCCAGCAGCGCCATCGCACGCAGTTTCTCAACGCCAGCGGCGGCGCAACCCCGGCCAAGTTGCGGGTGCTGCTGTCCTGGGACAGTGACAACACGGATTTGGATTTACACCTGATTACGCCCGACGGCGCGCACATCTGGTACGGCGACCGTATCGCACCGAACGGCGCAGCGCTGGATGTCGACGTGACGACAGGGTATGGCCCGGAGATCTTCGCCATGCCGGCGCCGATCAAGGGGCAGTATCTGGTGTATGTGAATTACTTCGGAGGCGGGTATCGGAGTGATGAAGAAGGGCAGGAGGATGCGGTTCAGCCGCTGACCACGGCGCAGGTGACGGTGATTACGGAAGAGGGGACGCCGAACGAGAAGATGGAGACGTTCCTGGTGCCGATGCGGGCGGTGGGGGAGTTGACGTTGGTTAAGGGGTTTAGTTATCCGTGA
- a CDS encoding DUF2300 domain-containing protein, whose product MIRPLVWWLLCLIPALATAQDEPLRLGFKGELISLSRTQVISRQPMPADLPTPLGSVWKLFVYGWLVDSGAHESPYECRGQSKDEVYCCSAGGKIERDQALVKSCGLYFEPARLGITAADWRTYWQARQAPEWLQNLPSLQPSTRVPVAELLKALAVMPAQDQARRVLLDVVLNAADGNVVGELGGRLRVKTWSWLGDQDSSSRQGGFAGWTVDGTPVWAGGRGTSQMVLRHYGAALASVLPVDWPADAGRCVEVGLFSRYPVGRVLAGDRVVAPGPLQGDYRVEFTNGNQLDIHSDGELFLMGDSASQQLVARLDREEYVARVLQREAKPEPAEAAKALAIAIRTYLLQNATRHGDCLSIDDSSSRQRVAPRPATAESRQIAAWTSDLVLAGSTVTYHSDQPGPDKLSWQQAVEQANAGQRYDAILLHAYPRASLSRWDNPVASCEALPAAQDWLQTQRRGWRQRLESEVGYNEVSTFAVCRLAFGRPYVDRERQRIYVRGVLSLQDRLDLTHEYLHLAFEAHPNGQDETYIEGLARHLLLE is encoded by the coding sequence GTGATCCGCCCTCTGGTCTGGTGGCTGCTGTGTTTGATCCCTGCGCTGGCGACAGCGCAGGACGAACCGTTGCGCCTGGGCTTCAAGGGTGAATTGATTTCGTTGAGCCGCACGCAGGTGATTTCACGCCAGCCGATGCCTGCCGATTTACCGACCCCGTTGGGCAGTGTGTGGAAGTTGTTTGTGTACGGCTGGCTGGTGGATAGCGGCGCTCATGAATCGCCTTATGAATGTCGCGGCCAGTCGAAGGACGAGGTTTATTGCTGTTCCGCGGGCGGCAAGATTGAACGCGATCAAGCGTTGGTGAAGTCGTGCGGGTTGTATTTCGAGCCGGCGCGCTTGGGCATCACTGCCGCTGACTGGCGCACGTATTGGCAAGCGCGACAGGCGCCGGAGTGGTTGCAGAACTTGCCGTCATTGCAGCCTTCGACACGAGTGCCCGTGGCTGAGTTACTCAAGGCGCTGGCGGTTATGCCTGCGCAGGATCAGGCGCGGAGGGTATTGCTGGACGTGGTGTTGAACGCCGCTGACGGCAACGTCGTGGGTGAACTCGGTGGCCGGTTGCGGGTGAAAACCTGGAGCTGGTTGGGGGATCAGGATTCGTCGTCGCGTCAGGGCGGGTTTGCCGGTTGGACGGTGGACGGCACGCCAGTCTGGGCCGGTGGGCGCGGGACCAGCCAGATGGTGCTTCGTCATTACGGAGCGGCGTTGGCCTCAGTGTTGCCGGTGGATTGGCCCGCGGATGCCGGGCGCTGTGTCGAGGTCGGGCTGTTTTCCCGTTATCCGGTCGGGCGTGTTCTGGCCGGGGATCGAGTTGTTGCTCCCGGGCCTTTGCAAGGCGATTACCGCGTCGAGTTCACCAACGGCAATCAACTCGATATCCACAGCGACGGCGAACTGTTTTTGATGGGTGACAGCGCTTCACAACAGCTCGTCGCCCGTCTCGATCGCGAAGAATACGTCGCCCGAGTCCTGCAACGAGAAGCCAAACCCGAACCTGCCGAAGCCGCCAAAGCCCTGGCCATCGCCATCCGCACCTACCTGCTGCAAAACGCCACCCGCCACGGCGACTGCCTGAGCATCGACGACAGCAGCAGCCGACAACGCGTCGCCCCACGCCCAGCCACTGCCGAATCACGCCAGATCGCTGCCTGGACCAGCGACCTGGTGCTCGCCGGCAGCACCGTTACCTACCATTCCGACCAGCCCGGCCCGGACAAACTCTCCTGGCAGCAAGCCGTCGAACAAGCCAACGCCGGCCAACGCTACGACGCCATCCTGCTGCACGCCTATCCGCGCGCCAGCCTCAGCCGCTGGGACAACCCCGTCGCCTCCTGCGAAGCACTGCCTGCCGCCCAGGACTGGCTACAAACCCAACGTCGCGGCTGGCGCCAACGTCTGGAAAGCGAAGTCGGCTACAACGAAGTCAGCACCTTCGCCGTCTGCCGCCTGGCCTTCGGCCGCCCCTACGTCGACCGCGAACGCCAGCGTATCTACGTGCGCGGCGTGCTGTCACTGCAAGACCGCCTCGACCTGACCCACGAATACCTGCACCTGGCCTTCGAAGCACACCCCAACGGCCAGGATGAAACCTACATCGAAGGGCTCGCCCGCCACCTCTTGCTGGAATAG